A genomic window from Salvia hispanica cultivar TCC Black 2014 chromosome 5, UniMelb_Shisp_WGS_1.0, whole genome shotgun sequence includes:
- the LOC125186213 gene encoding polygalacturonase-like, producing MEQKHLIFLVIFGVLLPLSAHAAVFDIRKYEIQKGDITIALLQAWMIAINETTPAKILIPKGEWTLKQAYLPGPSKAPLELQVEGTVKALADPYQIPNKEREWVTINYISGFTLSGGGTFDGNAKLAWTKNDCHKNKNCMKLPINLSFNFINNSLIKDITTKDSKNFHVNLISSRNVTFQRFRVSAPADSPNTDGLHIARGVGYTIIDSIIETGDDCISMGDELSDVLIKNVRCGPGHGISIGSLGKNIQEKDIARITVDNCTFLNSDNGIRIKTWPSAPATLTITDLKFTNLNMVNVSNPIIFDQQYCPYNLCSLDKPSLIQISKVKIDNIKGTSFTQEVLIFSCSTTKPCQDVQIGNVDLKYIGDPTLGEATTKCQNVKYVSTGKQNPPLCAKTSTPKPLPK from the exons ATGGAGCAAAAGCATCTCATCTTCCTTGTTATATTTGGTGTCCTTTTGCCACTTTCGGCACACGCAGCCGTCTTCGATATCCGCAAGTATGAAATCCAGAAGGGAGACATAACCATT GCTCTGCTACAAGCGTGGATGATTGCGATCAATGAAACGACGCCGGCAAAGATATTGATACCTAAGGGTGAATGGACGCTGAAGCAGGCTTATCTTCCGGGACCCAGCAAGGCCCCCCTGGAACTTCAGGTGGAGGGCACTGTGAAAGCCCTAGCCGACCCTTACCAAATCCCCAACAAGGAGAGAGAATGGGTGACCATCAACTACATCAGCGGCTTTACCCTCTCTGGCGGTGGCACCTTCGACGGCAATGCCAAGCTCGCCTGGACCAAGAACGACTGTCACAAGAACAAGAACTGCATGAAGCTCCCCATCAACCTCAGCTTCAACTTCATCAACAACTCCCTCATTAAAGACATCACCACCAAAGATAGCAAGAACTTCCATGTCAACCTCATCTCCAGCAGAAACGTCACTTTCCAGCGCTTCAGGGTCTCTGCCCCTGCTGATAGTCCCAACACCGACGGCCTCCACATCGCCCGAGGCGTCGGCTATACCATCATCGACTCTATCATCGAGACTGGCGACGACTGCATCTCCATGGGGGACGAGCTCTCTGACGTCCTCATCAAGAACGTCAGGTGCGGCCCTGGCCACGGCATCAGTATCGGCAGTCTCGGCAAAAACATCCAGGAGAAGGATATCGCCAGAATAACCGTAGATAATTGCACCTTCCTCAACAGCGATAATGGTATCCGGATCAAGACATGGCCATCTGCCCCCGCCACCTTAACAATCACCGATCTCAAATTCACCAACCTTAACATGGTCAACGTCAGCAATCCCATCATCTTCGACCAACAGTACTGCCCATATAATCTCTGCTCCCTCGAC AAACCATCGCTGATCCAGATTAGTAAAGTGAAGATTGACAACATCAAGGGCACAAGCTTTACTCAAGAGGTGCTCATCTTTTCTTGCAGCACAACTAAGCCATGTCAGGATGTGCAGATTGGAAATGTTGATCTCAAGTACATTGGAGATCCTACACTAGGGGAAGCCACCACCAAGTGCCAGAATGTCAAGTATGTTTCCACTGGCAAGCAAAATCCACCTCTCTGCGCCAAGACCAGCACCCCTAAACCTCTGCCCAAGTAA
- the LOC125187065 gene encoding cytochrome b561 and DOMON domain-containing protein At5g47530-like produces MKMGSVLLFSVMLFILVAASNAQNCSSIAFSNGRRYGNCNSLPVLDSSIHWNYHQNNRTADIAYRHTQINSSNWVAWALNPTGSRMLGAQALVALVEAGGTVRPYTAPISSYTTGLQEGNLSFRVPSLNAEFVNDTQIIIYATIELPQGTATSFSHLWQHGDVSGTNLLQHPLTADHTSSRGTIDFAPEAAAAPPTTTTTTTTTTTTTNNCPPHSFSNGRTFSACNALPVLNSFLHWNYHDGNNSVDIAYRHTGVSRSNWVAWALNPTGNNMIGAQALVAFFNSSGELHAYTSPITSYTTLLQEGELSFRVPVISAEFIAGDQIIIYATLNLPAGATTFTQLWQHGPVSNGIPREHSTSGDNVRSIGNINFATGASTPAAAGGSRQRKRNVHGVLNVVSWGMLMPMGAMAARYLKVFKSANPAWFYIHVTCQASAYIVGVAGWGTGIKLGSDSVGVQHNVHRNIGITLFALGTLQVFALLLRPKPDHKYRFYWNIYHQAIGYAVISLSIANIFEGLDILDPEKKWKNAYIGVLIFLGVCVAVLEAFTWYLVIKRKRVDKQSHHVTNGVNGYQA; encoded by the exons atgaAAATGGGCAGTGTCCTCTTGTTCTCCGTCATGTTGTTCATTCTGGTGGCGGCATCCAATGCTCAAAACTGCTCCAGCATAGCATTCTCCAACGGCAGACGCTACGGCAACTGCAACTCTCTCCCCGTCTTAGATTCCTCCATCCACTGGAACTACCACCAGAACAACCGCACCGCCGACATCGCCTACCGCCACACGCAAATCAACTCCTCCAACTGGGTTGCATGGGCCCTCAATCCCACGGGCTCCCGCATGCTCGGAGCTCAGGCCTTGGTCGCCTTAGTCGAAGCAGGAGGCACCGTCCGTCCCTACACCGCCCCCATATCCAGCTACACCACCGGACTGCAAGAGGGAAACCTGAGCTTCCGAGTTCCCTCTCTTAACGCTGAATTCGTCAACGACACTCAGATCATCATATACGCAACTATCGAGCTTCCGCAGGGAACCGCCACCAGCTTTTCTCACCTCTGGCAGCACGGCGACGTCTCCGGAACAAACCTCCTTCAGCACCCCCTCACTGCTGATCACACCAGCTCGCGAGGGACTATTGATTTTGCTCCGGAGGCAGCCGCTGCACCACCGACCACAACCACAACCACAACCACAACCACAACCACAACAAAT AACTGCCCGCCGCATAGTTTCTCAAACGGGAGGACATTCTCTGCGTGCAACGCCCTTCCCGTCCTCAACTCCTTCCTTCACTGGAACTACCACGACGGCAACAACTCCGTGGACATAGCCTACCGTCACACCGGAGTCAGCCGCTCCAACTGGGTGGCGTGGGCCCTCAATCCCACCGGGAACAACATGATCGGAGCGCAGGCCTTGGTGGCTTTCTTCAACTCCAGCGGTGAGCTCCACGCCTACACCTCTCCGATCACCAGCTACACCACCTTACTGCAAGAAGGAGAATTGAGCTTCCGCGTGCCTGTCATATCCGCCGAATTCATCGCCGGCGATCAGATCATCATATACGCTACTCTCAATCTTCCTGCTGGGGCTACCACCTTCACTCAGCTGTGGCAGCACGGCCCCGTCTCCAACGGCATCCCTCGCGAGCATTCCACCAGCGGAGACAACGTCAGGTCCATCGGGAACATTAATTTCGCCACCGGAGCCAGCACGCCCGCGGCCGCAGGAGGATCCAGACAGCGTAAAAGAAAT GTTCATGGGGTGTTAAATGTGGTGAGTTGGGGAATGTTGATGCCAATGGGAGCCATGGCGGCCAGGTATTTGAAGGTGTTCAAATCAGCCAATCCCGCGTGGTTTTACATCCACGTCACCTGTCAGGCTTCCGCCTACATTGTTGGTGTTGCCGGCTGGGGCACCGGCATCAAACTCGGCAGCGACTCTGTAGGAGTCCAGCATAACGTTCATAGAAACATTGGGATCACCCTCTTTGCTCTCGGAACACTTCAG GTTTTTGCCCTGCTTTTGAGGCCCAAGCCCGACCACAAGTATCGATTCTACTGGAATATTTACCACCAAGCCATAGGATATGCTGTGATCAGCCTTAGCATTGCCAACATTTTCGAAGGCTTAGACATTTTGGACCCagagaaaaaatggaaaaatgcatatatcggggtgttgatatttttgggTGTTTGTGTTGCTGTATTGGAAGCATTTACATGGTACCTTGTGATCAAGAGGAAAAGGGTCGATAAGCAATCTCACCACGTAACTAACGGAGTCAATGGATACCAAGCTTGA
- the LOC125187195 gene encoding cytochrome b561 and DOMON domain-containing protein At5g47530-like translates to MASLFLLFLNLMLNNFAATNSLSSSSSLSCHNHTFSSNRVFTSCTHLPSLEAHLHWNYSPSLARVSIAYRAKQVPKGWIAWAINPTSSGMVGSQALVAFRTSNGTMRVYTTAIASYNPSMLPAQISLPVSNISAEYVGNEMIIYAAVGLLLNGSVVNHVWQAGASVSSNIPQIHSTSPPHLQSMGTINFLSQIYCLKNKTRNRERERT, encoded by the coding sequence ATGGcctcactttttctcctcttcCTCAATCTCATGCTCAACAATTTTGCTGCTACTAATTCTCTCTCCtcatcatcttctctctcATGCCACAACCACACATTCTCATCCAACAGAGTGTTCACCTCCTGCACTCACCTCCCCTCTCTAGAAGCCCACCTGCACTGGAACTACTCCCCATCTCTCGCTCGAGTCTCCATAGCCTACAGGGCTAAGCAAGTCCCCAAGGGATGGATCGCGTGGGCCATCAACCCCACCAGCTCCGGCATGGTTGGCTCACAAGCCTTGGTAGCTTTCCGGACTTCCAATGGCACCATGAGGGTTTACACGACCGCCATAGCCAGCTACAACCCCTCTATGCTCCCTGCCCAGATCAGTCTACCTGTCTCAAACATATCCGCAGAATATGTAGGAAATGAGATGATAATATATGCCGCAGTTGGCCTCCTGCTAAATGGAAGCGTTGTCAATCATGTTTGGCAGGCTGGAGCCTCTGTTTCCAGCAACATTCCTCAGATTCATTCCACGTCACCGCCTCATCTTCAGTCTATGGGGACTATCAACTTCCTATCACAGATTTACtgcctaaaaaataaaacaaggaatagagaaagagagagaacaTGA
- the LOC125191111 gene encoding eukaryotic translation initiation factor 2 subunit gamma-like isoform X3 yields the protein MSRKGLMEQDLSKLDVTKLNPLSPEVISRQATINIGTIGHVAHGKSTVVKAISGVQTVRFKNELERNITIKLGYANAKIYKCEGDQCPRPMCYKAYGSGKEDSPMCDVPGFENCRMKLLRHVSFVDCPGHDILMATMLNGAAIMDGALLLIAANESCPQPQTSEHLAAVEIMRLQHIIILQNKVDLVQENVAINQHEAIQRFIQGTVADNAPVVPISAQLKYNIDVVCEYIVKKIPIPERNFISPPNMIVIRSFDVNKPGSEVDEIKGGVAGGSILKGVLKVNQFIEVRPGIVVKDENDNIRCTPIYSRIVSLYAEQNELQFAVPGGLIGVGTTMDPTLTRADRLVGQVLGEVGSLPEVYVELEVNFFLLRRLLGVRTKDTERQGKVTKLTKGEMLMLNIGSMSTGARVVAVKNVFAKLQLTSPVCTSKGEKIALSRRIDRHWRLIGWGQIQAGITLDVPPCPI from the exons ATGTCGAGGAAGGGCTTGATGGAGCAGGATTTAAGCAAGCTGGATGTAACAAAACTAAATCCACTATCACCTGAGGTTATTTCTCGCCAGGCCACCATCAACATTG GCACCATTGGTCATGTGGCTCATGGAAAGTCAACAGTTGTGAAGGCCATCTCTGGTGTCCAG ACTGTTCGTTTTAAAAATGAACTGGAACGTAATATTACTATCAAGCTTGGGTATGCCAATGCCAAGATATATAAGTGTGAAGGGGATCAATGCCCGCGGCCTATGTGTTACAA GGCGTACGGGAGTGGAAAAGAAGATAGTCCAATGTGTGATGTCCCTGGGTTTGAGAACTGTAGGATGAAATTGCTTAGACATGTATCTTTTGTTGATTGTCCG GGTCATGACATTCTCATGGCTACAATGCTTAATGGAGCAGCAATTATGGATGGAGCATTACTTTTGATAGCTGCCAATGAAAGTTGTCCTCAGCCTCAGACATCAGAACATTTAGCTGCTGTGGAAATCATGCGTCTCCAACATATCATAATACTTCAAAATAAGGTTGATCTTGTTCAGGAAAATGTCGCCATCAACCAGCATGAAGCCATTCAGAGGTTCATTCAG GGGACTGTTGCAGATAATGCGCCAGTGGTTCCAATTTCTGCTCAACTGAAATATAACATTGATGTTGTATGTGAATATATCGTAAAAAAAATCCCAATCCCAGAGAGGAACTTCATATCGCCACCAAATATGATTGTGATCAGGTCTTTCGACGTCAATAAGCCTGGGTCTGAAGTTGATGAAATTAAAGGTGGTGTTGCTGGTGGCAGTATTCTTAAG GGTGTGTTGAAAGTAAATCAGTTTATTGAGGTCCGTCCTGGTATTGTTGTCAAAGATGAGAATGATAACATCAGGTGTACACCTATATACTCCAGGATAGTATCCTTGTACGCTGAGCAGAATGAATTACAATTTGCTGTACCTGGAGGCCTTATTGGAGTTGGAACAACAATGGACCCCACACTTACTCGTGCTGATAGGTTG GTCGGCCAGGTTCTTGGAGAAGTTGGTTCTCTACCTGAAGTATATGTGGAGCTAGAG GTTAATTTCTTTCTGCTGAGACGGCTGCTGGGTGTCAGGACAAAGGACACAGAGAGGCAGGGTAAGGTGACAAAGCTGACAAAGGGAGAGATGCTAATGTTGAACATAGGATCAATGTCAACTGGAGCTCGTGTTGTCGCTGTCAAGAATGTGTTTGCAAAGCTGCAGCTCACTTCACCTGTGTGCACCAgtaaaggagaaaaaattgcTTTGAGTAGAAGAATTGATAGGCATTGGCGTCTGATTGGCTGGGGTCAAATTCAAGCTGGCATCACTTTAGATGTTCCACCCTGCCCCATCTAA
- the LOC125191111 gene encoding eukaryotic translation initiation factor 2 subunit gamma-like isoform X1, whose translation MSRKGLMEQDLSKLDVTKLNPLSPEVISRQATINIGTIGHVAHGKSTVVKAISGVQTVRFKNELERNITIKLGYANAKIYKCEGDQCPRPMCYKAYGSGKEDSPMCDVPGFENCRMKLLRHVSFVDCPGHDILMATMLNGAAIMDGALLLIAANESCPQPQTSEHLAAVEIMRLQHIIILQNKVDLVQENVAINQHEAIQRFIQGTVADNAPVVPISAQLKYNIDVVCEYIVKKIPIPERNFISPPNMIVIRSFDVNKPGSEVDEIKGGVAGGSILKGVLKVNQFIEVRPGIVVKDENDNIRCTPIYSRIVSLYAEQNELQFAVPGGLIGVGTTMDPTLTRADRLVGQVLGEVGSLPEVYVELEVNFFLLRRLLGVRTKDTERQGKVTKLTKGEMLMLNIGSMSTGARVVAVKNVFAKLQLTSPVCTSKGEKIALSRRIDRHWRLIGWGQIQAGITLDVPPCPI comes from the exons ATGTCGAGGAAGGGCTTGATGGAGCAGGATTTAAGCAAGCTGGATGTAACAAAACTAAATCCACTATCACCTGAGGTTATTTCTCGCCAGGCCACCATCAACATTG GCACCATTGGTCATGTGGCTCATGGAAAGTCAACAGTTGTGAAGGCCATCTCTGGTGTCCAG ACTGTTCGTTTTAAAAATGAACTGGAACGTAATATTACTATCAAGCTTGGGTATGCCAATGCCAAGATATATAAGTGTGAAGGGGATCAATGCCCGCGGCCTATGTGTTACAA GGCGTACGGGAGTGGAAAAGAAGATAGTCCAATGTGTGATGTCCCTGGGTTTGAGAACTGTAGGATGAAATTGCTTAGACATGTATCTTTTGTTGATTGTCCG GGTCATGACATTCTCATGGCTACAATGCTTAATGGAGCAGCAATTATGGATGGAGCATTACTTTTGATAGCTGCCAATGAAAGTTGTCCTCAGCCTCAGACATCAGAACATTTAGCTGCTGTGGAAATCATGCGTCTCCAACATATCATAATACTTCAAAATAAGGTTGATCTTGTTCAGGAAAATGTCGCCATCAACCAGCATGAAGCCATTCAGAGGTTCATTCAG GGGACTGTTGCAGATAATGCGCCAGTGGTTCCAATTTCTGCTCAACTGAAATATAACATTGATGTTGTATGTGAATATATCGTAAAAAAAATCCCAATCCCAGAGAGGAACTTCATATCGCCACCAAATATGATTGTGATCAGGTCTTTCGACGTCAATAAGCCTGGGTCTGAAGTTGATGAAATTAAAGGTGGTGTTGCTGGTGGCAGTATTCTTAAG GGTGTGTTGAAAGTAAATCAGTTTATTGAGGTCCGTCCTGGTATTGTTGTCAAAGATGAGAATGATAACATCAGGTGTACACCTATATACTCCAGGATAGTATCCTTGTACGCTGAGCAGAATGAATTACAATTTGCTGTACCTGGAGGCCTTATTGGAGTTGGAACAACAATGGACCCCACACTTACTCGTGCTGATAGGTTGGTCGGCCAGGTTCTTGGAGAAGTTGGTTCTCTACCTGAAGTATATGTGGAGCTAGAG GTTAATTTCTTTCTGCTGAGACGGCTGCTGGGTGTCAGGACAAAGGACACAGAGAGGCAGGGTAAGGTGACAAAGCTGACAAAGGGAGAGATGCTAATGTTGAACATAGGATCAATGTCAACTGGAGCTCGTGTTGTCGCTGTCAAGAATGTGTTTGCAAAGCTGCAGCTCACTTCACCTGTGTGCACCAgtaaaggagaaaaaattgcTTTGAGTAGAAGAATTGATAGGCATTGGCGTCTGATTGGCTGGGGTCAAATTCAAGCTGGCATCACTTTAGATGTTCCACCCTGCCCCATCTAA
- the LOC125191112 gene encoding rhomboid-like protein 14, mitochondrial isoform X1 — protein MERGGRRGGGMVGLLVLQALSEYGRLDRKPPVTAGLIAANTLIYLRPKFLDPILPTLNQVWFNPHLIVKLLIWLEQNKDLKRLILSALYHTGEPHLVYNMLSLLWKGIQLETAMGSVEFATMVAALLGMSQGITLLLAKFLLLFDYERAYYNEYAVGFSGVLFAMKVVLYSQSDSYTYVHGLMVPARYAAWAELVLIQMLVPGVSFLGHLGGILAGISYLYLRGARSGFNPCVKLMRGVTHLLCWPLRFLNSSGRVFGRGTLQGGETPGVWSCGACTYENPSLSSVCEMCGTQSNGDGFAPTSTSESISLEELRQRRVQRFGRW, from the exons ATGGAGAGAGGAGGCAGAAGAGGCGGAGGAATGGTAGGGCTGCTTGTGCTCCAGGCATTGAGCGAGTATGGCCGCCTCGACCGCAAGCCTCCCGTCACCGCAGGTCTTATCGCTGCTAATACACTTATTTACCTACGCCCTAAATTTCTCGATCCGATTCTTCCAACCCTCAATCAAGTCTGGTTTAATCCCCACCTCATCGTCAAG TTGTTGATTTGGTTGGAGCAGAACAAGGATTTGAAACGCCTTATTTTATCTGCATTGTACCACACTGGTGAACCGCATCTTGTATACAATATGTTATCCCTACTGTGGAAGGGAATACAGTTGGAGACTGCAATGGGAAGTGTGGAATTTGCAACAATGGTTGCAGCTCTACTTGGTATGTCTCAAGGCATCACGTTACTGCTAGCCAAATTTCTTCTGCTCTTTGACTATGAGAGAGCCTACTACAATGAATATGCCGTGGGATTCTCTGGTGTGCTTTTTGCCATGAAAGTTGTTCTCTACTCTCAGTCGGATAGCTATACATATGTGCACGGACTCATGGTCCCTGCACGTTATGCTGCGTGGGCAGAACTTGTTCTCATTCAAATGTTGGTACCTGGAGTCTCGTTTCTCGGTCATCTTGGGGGAATTCTTGCTGGAATCTCCTACTTATACCTTAGGGGTGCAAGATCTGGTTTTAACCCTTGTGTGAAGTTAATGAGGGGTGTCACCCATCTGTTATGTTGGCCATTAAGATTTCTGAACTCGTCTGGCCGTGTGTTTGGAAGGGGAACTCTCCAAGGAGGCGAGACACCAGGTGTATGGAGTTGTGGAGCATGTACATACGAGAACCCAAGCTTGTCAAGTGTCTGCGAGATGTGTGGGACACAAAGTAATGGTGATGGATTTGCACCCACATCCACAAGTGAATCCATTTCGCTTGAGGAACTACGACAGCGGAGAGTCCAGAGATTTG GTAGATGGTGA
- the LOC125191112 gene encoding rhomboid-like protein 14, mitochondrial isoform X2, with protein MERGGRRGGGMVGLLVLQALSEYGRLDRKPPVTAGLIAANTLIYLRPKFLDPILPTLNQVWFNPHLIVKNKDLKRLILSALYHTGEPHLVYNMLSLLWKGIQLETAMGSVEFATMVAALLGMSQGITLLLAKFLLLFDYERAYYNEYAVGFSGVLFAMKVVLYSQSDSYTYVHGLMVPARYAAWAELVLIQMLVPGVSFLGHLGGILAGISYLYLRGARSGFNPCVKLMRGVTHLLCWPLRFLNSSGRVFGRGTLQGGETPGVWSCGACTYENPSLSSVCEMCGTQSNGDGFAPTSTSESISLEELRQRRVQRFGRW; from the exons ATGGAGAGAGGAGGCAGAAGAGGCGGAGGAATGGTAGGGCTGCTTGTGCTCCAGGCATTGAGCGAGTATGGCCGCCTCGACCGCAAGCCTCCCGTCACCGCAGGTCTTATCGCTGCTAATACACTTATTTACCTACGCCCTAAATTTCTCGATCCGATTCTTCCAACCCTCAATCAAGTCTGGTTTAATCCCCACCTCATCGTCAAG AACAAGGATTTGAAACGCCTTATTTTATCTGCATTGTACCACACTGGTGAACCGCATCTTGTATACAATATGTTATCCCTACTGTGGAAGGGAATACAGTTGGAGACTGCAATGGGAAGTGTGGAATTTGCAACAATGGTTGCAGCTCTACTTGGTATGTCTCAAGGCATCACGTTACTGCTAGCCAAATTTCTTCTGCTCTTTGACTATGAGAGAGCCTACTACAATGAATATGCCGTGGGATTCTCTGGTGTGCTTTTTGCCATGAAAGTTGTTCTCTACTCTCAGTCGGATAGCTATACATATGTGCACGGACTCATGGTCCCTGCACGTTATGCTGCGTGGGCAGAACTTGTTCTCATTCAAATGTTGGTACCTGGAGTCTCGTTTCTCGGTCATCTTGGGGGAATTCTTGCTGGAATCTCCTACTTATACCTTAGGGGTGCAAGATCTGGTTTTAACCCTTGTGTGAAGTTAATGAGGGGTGTCACCCATCTGTTATGTTGGCCATTAAGATTTCTGAACTCGTCTGGCCGTGTGTTTGGAAGGGGAACTCTCCAAGGAGGCGAGACACCAGGTGTATGGAGTTGTGGAGCATGTACATACGAGAACCCAAGCTTGTCAAGTGTCTGCGAGATGTGTGGGACACAAAGTAATGGTGATGGATTTGCACCCACATCCACAAGTGAATCCATTTCGCTTGAGGAACTACGACAGCGGAGAGTCCAGAGATTTGGTAGATGGTGA
- the LOC125191111 gene encoding eukaryotic translation initiation factor 2 subunit gamma-like isoform X2 has protein sequence MSRKGLMEQDLSKLDVTKLNPLSPEVISRQATINIGTIGHVAHGKSTVVKAISGVQTVRFKNELERNITIKLGYANAKIYKCEGDQCPRPMCYKAYGSGKEDSPMCDVPGFENCRMKLLRHVSFVDCPGHDILMATMLNGAAIMDGALLLIAANESCPQPQTSEHLAAVEIMRLQHIIILQNKVDLVQENVAINQHEAIQRFIQGTVADNAPVVPISAQLKYNIDVVCEYIVKKIPIPERNFISPPNMIVIRSFDVNKPGSEVDEIKGGVAGGSILKGVLKVNQFIEVRPGIVVKDENDNIRCTPIYSRIVSLYAEQNELQFAVPGGLIGVGTTMDPTLTRADRLVGQVLGEVGSLPEVYVELEVNFFLLRRLLGVRTKDTERQGKVTKLTKGEMLMLNIGSMSTGARVVAVKNVFAKLQLTSPVCTSKGEKIALSRRIDRHWRLIGWGQIQAGITLDVPPCPI, from the exons ATGTCGAGGAAGGGCTTGATGGAGCAGGATTTAAGCAAGCTGGATGTAACAAAACTAAATCCACTATCACCTGAGGTTATTTCTCGCCAGGCCACCATCAACATTG GCACCATTGGTCATGTGGCTCATGGAAAGTCAACAGTTGTGAAGGCCATCTCTGGTGTCCAG ACTGTTCGTTTTAAAAATGAACTGGAACGTAATATTACTATCAAGCTTGGGTATGCCAATGCCAAGATATATAAGTGTGAAGGGGATCAATGCCCGCGGCCTATGTGTTACAA GGCGTACGGGAGTGGAAAAGAAGATAGTCCAATGTGTGATGTCCCTGGGTTTGAGAACTGTAGGATGAAATTGCTTAGACATGTATCTTTTGTTGATTGTCCG GGTCATGACATTCTCATGGCTACAATGCTTAATGGAGCAGCAATTATGGATGGAGCATTACTTTTGATAGCTGCCAATGAAAGTTGTCCTCAGCCTCAGACATCAGAACATTTAGCTGCTGTGGAAATCATGCGTCTCCAACATATCATAATACTTCAAAATAAGGTTGATCTTGTTCAGGAAAATGTCGCCATCAACCAGCATGAAGCCATTCAGAGGTTCATTCAG GGGACTGTTGCAGATAATGCGCCAGTGGTTCCAATTTCTGCTCAACTGAAATATAACATTGATGTTGTATGTGAATATATCGTAAAAAAAATCCCAATCCCAGAGAGGAACTTCATATCGCCACCAAATATGATTGTGATCAGGTCTTTCGACGTCAATAAGCCTGGGTCTGAAGTTGATGAAATTAAAGGTGGTGTTGCTGGTGGCAGTATTCTTAAG GGTGTGTTGAAAGTAAATCAGTTTATTGAGGTCCGTCCTGGTATTGTTGTCAAAGATGAGAATGATAACATCAGGTGTACACCTATATACTCCAGGATAGTATCCTTGTACGCTGAGCAGAATGAATTACAATTTGCTGTACCTGGAGGCCTTATTGGAG TTGGAACAACAATGGACCCCACACTTACTCGTGCTGATAGGTTGGTCGGCCAGGTTCTTGGAGAAGTTGGTTCTCTACCTGAAGTATATGTGGAGCTAGAG GTTAATTTCTTTCTGCTGAGACGGCTGCTGGGTGTCAGGACAAAGGACACAGAGAGGCAGGGTAAGGTGACAAAGCTGACAAAGGGAGAGATGCTAATGTTGAACATAGGATCAATGTCAACTGGAGCTCGTGTTGTCGCTGTCAAGAATGTGTTTGCAAAGCTGCAGCTCACTTCACCTGTGTGCACCAgtaaaggagaaaaaattgcTTTGAGTAGAAGAATTGATAGGCATTGGCGTCTGATTGGCTGGGGTCAAATTCAAGCTGGCATCACTTTAGATGTTCCACCCTGCCCCATCTAA